The following are encoded together in the Streptomyces sp. NBC_00341 genome:
- a CDS encoding ABC transporter permease: MTLLDEKRTPAGPVPPPEPPSRTAPWLRDLALGIRFAAAGGREGWVRTLLTAVGVGIGVALLLTASSVPHMLDERSARDQARSETKISESPDASAKKSDSTVLRIEASTEFRDRSITGFLMRPDGDHPVVPPGIAALPAPGEMVVSPALEELLGSPGSALLRERLPYKVTGTIAEAGLRSPNELWFYAGSDTLTRASGGHRVAGYGDPGPSDPLPPMLIVLVIMICVVLLAPVAIFIATAVRFGGDRRDRRLAALRLVGTDIRMTRRIAAGEALFGSVLGLLIGLAVFLVGRRFVGHIEVWDASAFPSDLAPDARLCVVIALAVPLTAVLVTLGAMRSVVIEPLGVVRNSRGGKRRLWWRLLLPVAGLAVFGFGGKIDEYSPVNPYPVAGGAVLVLVGLALLLPWLVEACVRRLRGGPIPWQLATRRLQLSSGAASRAVSGVTVAVAGAVALQMLFAAMNDDFNRITGQDPSRAQFYSQSQIVRGDAALRSIKEFRATKGVVQVIGTVEAYATKPGKYKPDDIQPTTSFTVGDCATLRELARITSCRDGDTFVSHPKDKGQAGWVDKTARKGKVIEFDSYSSSKKLRWTLPAGSRTVAARTDPMGEEHSGILVTPGAVDARTLPGASTVSQIRIDEDVPDAAEYVRNTAARLDPGMRLATINSVERDRQYASIQTGLQVGATATLLLIAASMLVSQLEQLRERKRLLSVLVAFGTRRTTLGWSVLWQTAIPVVIGLAVAVAGGLALGATLCWMVGKEVTDWVLFLPLAGAGAALILLVTLLSLPALWRMMRPEGLRSE, from the coding sequence ATGACGCTGCTCGACGAGAAGAGGACCCCGGCCGGTCCGGTGCCCCCTCCCGAACCCCCCTCCCGTACCGCTCCCTGGCTGCGCGATCTCGCGCTCGGCATCAGGTTCGCCGCCGCCGGCGGCCGCGAGGGCTGGGTCCGCACCCTGCTCACCGCCGTCGGCGTGGGAATCGGCGTGGCCCTGCTGCTCACCGCGTCCTCCGTGCCGCACATGCTCGACGAACGGTCCGCCCGGGACCAGGCCCGCTCGGAGACCAAGATCTCCGAGTCCCCCGACGCCTCGGCGAAGAAGTCGGACAGCACCGTCCTGCGGATCGAGGCGAGCACCGAGTTCCGCGACCGCTCCATCACGGGCTTCCTGATGCGCCCCGACGGCGACCACCCGGTCGTCCCGCCGGGCATCGCCGCCCTCCCCGCCCCCGGCGAGATGGTGGTCTCCCCCGCCCTCGAAGAGCTCCTCGGCTCCCCGGGCAGCGCGCTGCTCAGGGAACGGCTGCCGTACAAGGTGACCGGCACGATCGCGGAGGCGGGGCTGCGCTCGCCCAACGAACTGTGGTTCTACGCCGGCAGTGACACCCTGACCAGGGCGTCGGGCGGCCACCGGGTCGCCGGATACGGCGACCCGGGACCGTCCGATCCGCTGCCCCCGATGCTCATCGTGCTGGTCATCATGATCTGCGTGGTGCTGCTGGCTCCCGTGGCCATCTTCATCGCCACCGCCGTGCGCTTCGGCGGCGACCGCCGCGACCGCCGCCTCGCCGCCCTGCGCCTGGTCGGTACGGACATCCGGATGACCCGCCGGATCGCGGCCGGTGAGGCGCTGTTCGGCTCGGTACTCGGCCTTCTCATCGGGCTGGCCGTGTTCCTGGTGGGGCGCCGGTTCGTCGGCCACATCGAGGTCTGGGACGCCAGCGCCTTCCCCTCCGACCTGGCCCCCGACGCCCGGCTGTGTGTGGTGATCGCCCTCGCGGTGCCGCTCACCGCGGTGCTCGTCACCCTGGGAGCCATGCGCTCCGTGGTCATCGAGCCGCTCGGCGTCGTACGCAACAGCCGAGGCGGCAAGCGCCGCCTCTGGTGGCGGCTGCTCCTGCCGGTCGCCGGACTCGCGGTCTTCGGATTCGGCGGCAAGATCGACGAGTACAGCCCCGTCAACCCGTATCCGGTCGCCGGAGGCGCGGTGCTGGTCCTGGTCGGCCTTGCCCTGCTGCTGCCCTGGCTGGTCGAGGCCTGCGTCAGGCGGCTGCGCGGCGGCCCGATTCCCTGGCAGCTGGCCACCCGGCGGCTCCAGCTGAGCAGCGGGGCGGCCTCCCGCGCGGTCAGCGGCGTCACCGTCGCCGTGGCCGGTGCGGTGGCCCTGCAGATGCTGTTCGCCGCGATGAACGACGACTTCAACAGGATCACCGGACAGGACCCGTCCCGCGCCCAGTTCTACAGCCAGTCCCAGATCGTCAGGGGCGACGCCGCCCTGCGCAGCATCAAGGAGTTCCGCGCCACCAAGGGTGTCGTCCAGGTCATCGGCACGGTCGAGGCGTACGCGACCAAGCCGGGGAAGTACAAGCCCGACGACATCCAGCCCACCACCTCGTTCACCGTCGGGGACTGCGCGACTCTCCGCGAGCTCGCCCGGATCACGTCCTGCCGGGACGGCGACACCTTCGTCTCCCACCCCAAGGACAAGGGACAGGCGGGCTGGGTCGACAAGACCGCCCGCAAGGGCAAGGTGATCGAGTTCGACTCCTACAGCAGTAGCAAGAAGCTGCGCTGGACGCTGCCGGCCGGCTCCCGGACCGTCGCGGCCCGGACCGACCCGATGGGCGAGGAACACTCGGGCATCCTGGTCACTCCCGGGGCGGTCGACGCACGGACCCTGCCGGGAGCCTCGACCGTCTCGCAGATCCGCATCGACGAAGACGTCCCGGACGCCGCCGAGTACGTACGCAACACAGCGGCGCGGCTCGACCCGGGCATGCGTCTGGCCACCATCAACTCGGTCGAGCGCGACCGGCAGTACGCGAGCATCCAGACCGGCCTCCAGGTCGGCGCGACCGCCACCCTGCTGCTGATCGCCGCGTCCATGCTGGTCTCCCAGCTGGAGCAGTTGCGGGAGCGCAAGCGGCTGCTGTCGGTCCTGGTCGCCTTCGGCACCCGGCGGACCACACTGGGCTGGTCGGTGCTGTGGCAGACCGCGATCCCGGTGGTCATCGGGCTCGCGGTGGCGGTGGCGGGCGGCCTCGCCCTCGGCGCCACCCTGTGCTGGATGGTCGGCAAGGAGGTGACCGACTGGGTGCTGTTCCTGCCGCTGGCGGGCGCGGGCGCGGCCCTCATCCTCCTGGTCACCCTGCTCTCCCTGCCGGCGCTGTGGCGCATGATGCGCCCGGAGGGGCTGCGGAGCGAGTAG
- a CDS encoding ABC transporter ATP-binding protein, which produces MTPAGSLLTAHDLHKTYGSTPALDGASFSVHPGEVVAVMGPSGSGKSTLLHCLAGIITPDSGTITYAGRELSAMSDAQRSALRRSDFGFVFQFGQLVPELTCVENVALPLRLNGTRRRTAERTALEWMERLEVDDLGAKRPGEVSGGQGQRVAVARALAASPKVIFADEPTGALDSLNGERVMQLLTEAARSAGVAVVLVTHEARVAAYSDRDVTVRDGRARDMEHAV; this is translated from the coding sequence GTGACCCCCGCCGGCTCCCTGCTCACCGCGCACGACCTGCACAAGACCTACGGCTCGACCCCGGCGCTCGACGGCGCCTCCTTCTCCGTCCACCCCGGCGAGGTCGTCGCCGTGATGGGCCCCTCCGGCTCCGGCAAGTCCACCCTGCTGCACTGCCTCGCCGGAATCATCACCCCCGACTCCGGCACCATCACCTACGCCGGCCGCGAGCTGTCCGCGATGTCCGACGCACAACGCAGCGCCCTGCGCCGCAGCGACTTCGGCTTCGTGTTCCAGTTCGGCCAGCTCGTCCCCGAGCTGACCTGCGTGGAGAACGTCGCCCTCCCCCTCCGGCTGAACGGCACCCGGCGCAGGACCGCGGAGCGCACCGCCCTGGAGTGGATGGAGCGCCTGGAGGTCGACGACCTCGGCGCCAAGCGCCCCGGCGAGGTGTCCGGCGGCCAGGGCCAACGCGTCGCCGTGGCCCGCGCGCTGGCCGCCTCCCCGAAGGTGATCTTCGCGGACGAGCCGACCGGCGCCCTGGACTCCCTCAACGGTGAACGCGTCATGCAGCTGCTCACCGAGGCCGCCAGGTCCGCCGGTGTCGCCGTGGTCCTGGTGACCCACGAGGCCCGCGTCGCCGCCTACTCCGACCGCGACGTCACCGTGCGCGACGGCCGGGCCCGCGACATGGAGCACGCCGTATGA
- a CDS encoding PadR family transcriptional regulator, which produces MSIGHTLLGLLESGPRHGYDLKRTFDEKFGHDRPLHYGQVYSTMSRLLKNGLVEVDGMEAGGGPERKRYAITDAGITDVAAWLAQPEKPEPYLQSTLYTKVVLAMLTGRSAADVLDAQRSEHLRLMRILTDRKRRGDLADQLICDHALFHLEADLRWLELTAARLDKLAEVVAP; this is translated from the coding sequence ATGTCTATCGGCCACACCCTGCTCGGGCTCCTCGAGTCCGGCCCCCGCCACGGTTACGACCTCAAGCGGACGTTCGACGAGAAGTTCGGACACGACCGCCCGCTGCACTACGGACAGGTCTACTCGACCATGTCCCGCCTCCTCAAGAACGGCCTCGTGGAGGTCGACGGCATGGAGGCAGGCGGCGGCCCCGAGCGCAAGCGCTACGCCATCACCGACGCCGGCATCACCGATGTCGCCGCCTGGCTGGCGCAGCCGGAGAAGCCTGAGCCCTACCTCCAGTCGACCCTGTACACCAAGGTCGTGCTGGCCATGCTCACCGGCCGCAGCGCCGCCGACGTGCTGGACGCCCAGCGCTCCGAGCACCTGCGCCTGATGCGCATCCTCACCGACCGCAAGCGCCGCGGCGACCTCGCCGACCAGCTGATCTGCGACCACGCCCTGTTCCACCTCGAAGCCGACCTGCGCTGGCTGGAACTGACCGCCGCACGGCTCGACAAGCTCGCAGAGGTGGTGGCCCCGTGA
- a CDS encoding SPFH domain-containing protein, translating into MTDPHVPATPTTPSADLTPDAPQMPEPQVRETTAHSIAGGIGLLLTVIGVIVGVGLAIVGGVVGSNGNNGVGIPVCILGVLLAIVSFFCMGGVKMVAPGEARVIQLFGRYVGTIRSDGLRWINPLTSSRKISTRVRNHETAVLKVNDAYGNPIELAAIVVWKVEDTAQALFEVDDFLEFVATQTESAVRHIAIEYPYDAHDEGGLSLRGNAEEITEKLAVELTARVQAAGVRIIESRFSHLAYAPEIASAMLQRQQAGAVVAARQQIVEGAVGMVEMALTRIAEQDIVELDPERKAAMVSNLMVVLCGDRAVQPVLNTGTLYQ; encoded by the coding sequence ATGACTGATCCACACGTCCCGGCCACACCCACCACGCCGTCGGCCGACCTCACGCCGGACGCGCCGCAGATGCCGGAACCGCAGGTCCGGGAGACGACGGCGCACAGCATCGCGGGTGGCATCGGCCTGCTGCTGACGGTGATCGGAGTGATCGTCGGCGTCGGTCTCGCCATCGTCGGCGGCGTCGTCGGGTCGAACGGGAACAACGGCGTCGGCATCCCGGTCTGCATCCTCGGGGTGCTGCTCGCGATCGTCTCGTTCTTCTGCATGGGCGGTGTGAAGATGGTCGCACCGGGCGAGGCACGGGTCATCCAGCTCTTCGGCCGGTACGTGGGCACGATCCGCTCCGACGGTCTGCGCTGGATCAACCCGCTGACCTCCAGCCGCAAGATCTCCACCCGGGTCCGCAACCACGAGACCGCGGTCCTCAAGGTCAACGACGCCTACGGCAACCCGATCGAGCTCGCCGCGATCGTCGTCTGGAAGGTCGAGGACACCGCGCAGGCGCTCTTCGAGGTCGACGACTTCCTGGAGTTCGTCGCCACCCAGACCGAGTCGGCGGTCCGGCACATCGCGATCGAGTACCCGTACGACGCCCACGACGAGGGCGGCCTCTCGCTGCGGGGCAACGCGGAGGAGATCACCGAGAAGCTGGCCGTCGAGTTGACGGCGCGGGTGCAGGCGGCGGGCGTCCGGATCATCGAGTCCCGCTTCAGCCACCTCGCGTACGCCCCCGAGATCGCCTCCGCGATGCTCCAGCGCCAGCAGGCCGGCGCGGTCGTCGCGGCCCGGCAGCAGATCGTGGAGGGCGCCGTCGGCATGGTCGAGATGGCGCTCACCCGGATCGCGGAGCAGGACATCGTCGAGCTCGACCCGGAACGGAAGGCGGCCATGGTGAGCAACCTGATGGTGGTGCTGTGCGGTGACCGGGCGGTGCAGCCGGTCCTCAATACGGGCACGCTCTACCAGTGA